One part of the Rutidosis leptorrhynchoides isolate AG116_Rl617_1_P2 chromosome 1, CSIRO_AGI_Rlap_v1, whole genome shotgun sequence genome encodes these proteins:
- the LOC139886055 gene encoding probable bifunctional methylthioribulose-1-phosphate dehydratase/enolase-phosphatase E1 1, with protein sequence MTANGVNMAVTSQAYLDGSHVKQTKSLITELCRLFYTLGWVSGTGGSITAKVHDDSVPKSDQLIIMSPSGVQKERMVEEDMYVLSSTGDILFSPLPKPYPHKPPKCSDCAPLFMKAYDKRNAGAVIHSHGMESCLVTMLDPLAKEFRITHMEMIKGIQGHGYYDELVVPIIENSAHERDLTEALAAAIDAYPKATAVLVRNHGIYVWGDSWISAKTQAECYHYLFEAAIKLHQLGMDWSTPSHGPIQRSKPLLGGQTTKTPFKRCIVLDIEGTTTPISFVTDVLFPYARDNVRRHLEETFDTDATQDDIKLLRSQVQDDLQNGVAGAVPIPSDDAGKQEVIAALVANVEGMIKSDRKITSLKQLQGHIWCTGFEKSELKGVVFDDVPGSLEKWHASGVKVYIYSSGSRLAQRLVFGYTDHGDLRNYLCGFFDTTVGNKKETKSYVQISESLGVNKPSEILFVTDIFQEAVAAKAAGLEVVISVRPGNGPLPENHGFRTIKSFYEI encoded by the exons ATGACGGCGAACGGCGTTAACATGGCGGTAACCTCTCAGGCATACTTAGATGGATCTCACGTCAAACAAACTAAATCGCTAATCACCGAGTTATGTCGTCTCTTTTACACCTTAGGTTGGGTTTCCGGCACCGGCGGAAGCATCACCGCCAAAGTCCACGACGATTCCGTCCCCAAATCCGACCAGCTTATTATCATGTCTCCTTCCG GTGTGCAAAAGGAACGTATGGTAGAAGAAGATATGTATGTCTTGTCGTCTACTGGTGATATTTTGTTTTCACCATTGCCTAAACCTTACCCTCACAAACCTCCTAAATGTTCTGATTGTGCTCCTCTGTTTATGAAG GCTTATGATAAACGAAATGCGGGTGCGGTAATTCATAGTCATGGAATGGAATCATGTCTTGTGACAATGCTTGATCCTTTAGCAAAAGAGTTTAGG ATTACTCATATGGAGATGATCAAAGGGATTCAGGGGCATGGTTATTATGATGAACTTGTGGTTCCCATTATTGAAAACTCTGCTCACGAGAGAGACTTGACCGAAGCTCTTGCTGCTGCG ATTGACGCTTACCCGAAAGCAACTGCTGTGCTGGTCCGAAACCATGGTATTTATGTTTGGGGCGATTCCTGGATTAGTGCCAAAACCCAG GCTGAATGCTACCACTATCTATTTGAAGCTGCAATCAAACTTCATCAATTAGGCATGGACTGGTCAACTCCAAGTCATGGTCCCATTCAAAGGTCCAAACCACTTCTAGGTGGTCAAACTACGAAGACACCTTTCAAG CGCTGTATTGTTCTTGACATTGAAGGGACAACCACACCTATATCCTTTGTAACAGACGTTCTTTTTCCGTATGCTCGTGACAATGTAAGAAGGCATTTGGAAGAAACATTTGATACTGATGCTACTCAAGACGACATTAAGTTGTTGCGATCTCAA GTACAAGATGACTTACAAAATGGAGTTGCTGGTGCTGTTCCAATTCCATCCGACGATGCAGGTAAACAGGAGGTGATAGCTGCTCTAGTCGCTAACGTTGAAGGAATGATAAAGTCGGACAGGAAAATTACTTCTTTAAAGCAGTTACAA GGTCACATCTGGTGCACTGGTTTTGAGAAAAGTGAACTTAAAGGAGTCGTTTTTGATGATGTCCCTGGCTCTCTTGAAAAGTGGCATGCTTCTGGTGTAAAA GTTTATATATATTCAAGTGGTAGCAGATTGGCTCAGAGGTTGGTATTTGGATATACAGATCACGGGGATTTGAGAAACTACTTGTGTGGATTTTTCGACACCACAGTGGG GAACAAGAAAGAAACAAAGAGTTATGTTCAAATTTCAGAATCACTAGGAGTTAATAAGCCATCAGAAATCCTATTTGTAACCGATATCTTTCAAGAAGCGGTTGCTGCGAAGGCAGCCG GGTTGGAGGTGGTGATCTCTGTTCGGCCTGGAAATGGACCACTTCCAGAGAATCACGGTTTCCGGACAATCAAGTCTTTTTATGAGATATGA